A single window of Chlamydia ibidis 10-1398/6 DNA harbors:
- a CDS encoding type B 50S ribosomal protein L31, giving the protein MKKNTHPEYRQVLFVDSSTGYKFVCGSTYQSEKTEVFEGKEYPVCYVSVSSSSHPFFTGSKKFVDAEGRVDKFLKRYSSLKVPVQQTQVSEDAVVSKSKKRAVSKKKK; this is encoded by the coding sequence ATGAAAAAGAACACTCATCCTGAGTATCGACAAGTTTTATTTGTGGATTCTTCTACGGGTTATAAGTTTGTTTGTGGATCTACATATCAAAGCGAAAAAACAGAAGTCTTTGAGGGAAAAGAGTATCCCGTATGTTATGTAAGCGTGTCATCTTCTTCTCATCCTTTCTTTACAGGAAGCAAGAAGTTTGTGGATGCAGAAGGTCGTGTAGATAAGTTCTTGAAGCGCTATAGTAGCTTAAAAGTTCCTGTTCAGCAGACTCAGGTTAGTGAGGATGCTGTTGTTTCTAAAAGTAAGAAAAGAGCTGTAAGCAAAAAGAAAAAATAA
- the lepB gene encoding signal peptidase I encodes MRHPLSLNKSRQILRSSFKLFKSKKLSKLPDTHVRLGKLLEQLEDAIFQQDQELASSLAEEVQQISRGIPLTFSDRALEVIKALLFAATIAFVIRQFWFELYEVPTGSMRPTILEQDRILVSKTTFGLHIPFKEQPWGFNPKSITRGGLVVFTVGNLPIPDSDTKYFGFIPGKKRYIKRCIGKPGDTLYFYGGKIYGVDKDDKPIQFPTEYGLNELYHVPYISFDGSTEITSHENTAEVYFKQMYQPCGKISLPQTSYGQFFHKNSWTDDTPDKLKEPHTTPVSYADLFGIGNYAMVRILTHKQALLLHHIIEQPSSAYLEICHTPNVSYPKPTIHRYGQTLIPAIRPMTALLPLRKEHIHLIRNNLTTSRFVVEDGLAYKYHPFSARQSHSSKIFALSFPDIPNGCYEYCKGQAYKIGFGGIRHKLKSSHPLMQLTDTKVIELFNCGINFNSIFSPNNPKQSPLPNRYAFYNQGNLYIMNAPVFIKNDPSLQKFTELEKHRQSASRNAEPYIAFIDRPILPDLEQDFIEFVKNFGIRVPEDHVLVLGDNYAMSADSREFGFVPVKNLLGAPLWTFWPFGHFNHLASVPAPTTFPGYLVNGIAICLFLGLIGRCYYQRKRRFFRKYN; translated from the coding sequence ATGAGGCATCCTCTTTCTTTGAATAAGAGTCGTCAAATTCTTCGCTCCTCTTTTAAGCTGTTCAAAAGCAAGAAACTATCAAAATTACCAGACACACATGTTCGTTTAGGAAAATTACTTGAACAGCTGGAAGATGCCATATTTCAACAAGATCAAGAACTTGCTTCAAGCCTCGCCGAAGAAGTTCAGCAAATATCTAGAGGGATTCCTTTAACTTTTTCAGATAGAGCTCTTGAAGTTATCAAGGCCTTATTATTCGCAGCTACCATAGCCTTTGTCATTCGGCAATTTTGGTTTGAACTTTATGAAGTTCCTACAGGTTCTATGCGACCGACTATCCTCGAACAGGACCGGATTCTCGTATCGAAAACTACATTCGGCTTACACATCCCTTTCAAAGAACAGCCTTGGGGATTTAACCCTAAATCCATTACACGTGGTGGATTGGTTGTGTTTACAGTTGGTAATCTACCCATTCCAGATTCAGACACAAAATATTTTGGCTTTATTCCTGGAAAAAAACGCTATATCAAAAGGTGTATAGGGAAACCCGGTGATACTCTATATTTTTACGGAGGAAAAATATATGGAGTTGATAAGGATGATAAGCCCATCCAATTTCCAACCGAGTATGGATTGAATGAGTTATATCATGTGCCCTATATTTCTTTTGATGGCTCCACAGAAATAACATCGCATGAGAATACGGCTGAAGTATACTTTAAGCAAATGTACCAACCCTGTGGAAAAATTTCCTTACCTCAGACATCTTACGGACAGTTTTTCCATAAAAATTCCTGGACCGATGATACTCCGGATAAATTAAAAGAGCCTCATACTACTCCTGTTAGCTACGCAGACCTGTTTGGAATTGGAAACTATGCCATGGTTAGAATTCTTACTCATAAACAAGCCCTGCTTCTGCACCACATTATAGAACAACCATCATCAGCATATTTAGAAATATGCCATACTCCCAATGTTTCTTATCCTAAACCAACTATACACCGTTACGGACAAACTCTGATACCAGCAATCAGACCGATGACTGCCCTACTCCCTTTACGAAAGGAACATATACATCTGATTCGCAATAACCTCACTACTTCGAGATTTGTTGTCGAAGATGGTTTGGCTTACAAATATCATCCGTTTTCAGCAAGACAATCTCACTCGTCTAAAATATTCGCGCTATCTTTCCCTGATATTCCCAATGGGTGCTATGAATACTGTAAAGGCCAAGCTTACAAAATAGGATTCGGAGGAATACGGCATAAGTTAAAATCCTCACACCCTTTAATGCAGCTAACAGATACGAAAGTTATCGAATTATTCAATTGCGGGATTAATTTTAATTCTATTTTCTCACCAAATAATCCAAAGCAGTCCCCTCTTCCTAATCGGTACGCATTCTATAATCAAGGTAATCTATATATTATGAACGCTCCGGTTTTTATTAAAAATGACCCTTCTTTACAGAAATTTACAGAATTAGAAAAACACAGGCAAAGTGCATCTAGAAATGCTGAACCATACATTGCCTTCATTGATCGCCCTATTCTACCAGATTTAGAACAAGATTTTATTGAGTTTGTTAAAAATTTTGGAATACGCGTACCAGAAGACCATGTATTAGTTTTAGGTGATAATTATGCAATGAGTGCTGATAGCCGAGAATTTGGTTTTGTTCCAGTGAAAAACCTTTTAGGAGCCCCCTTATGGACGTTTTGGCCATTTGGCCATTTCAATCATCTAGCAAGTGTACCTGCACCTACTACATTCCCTGGTTATCTTGTTAACGGGATAGCTATCTGCTTGTTCCTAGGATTGATTGGACGTTGTTACTACCAACGAAAACGTAGATTCTTCCGGAAATACAATTAA
- the ileS gene encoding isoleucine--tRNA ligase, giving the protein MKEDCDNKENLAQREEKILNFWAERNIFQKTLLNRQGSPLFSFYDGPPFATGLPHYGHLLAGTIKDVVGRYATMDGNYVPRRFGWDCHGVPVEYEVEKSLNLTEPGAIENFGIAAFNEECRNIVSRYVNEWQEYIRRLGRWVDFSATWKTMDTTFMESVWWVFRALYDRGLVYEGTKVVPFSTKLGTPLSNFEAGQNYKEVSDPSVVIKFAICDDHASLLVWTTTPWTLVSNMAVAVNPEITYVRIRDKLSGEEYILGSGCLSRWFLDANSYDILESFLGEELLGRSYYPLFDYFSSKREEGAFLVLPGAFVEESEGTGVVHMAPAFGEADFFVCKDHNVPVVCPVDNHGCFTEEVPDYNGQYIKDCDKLIIKFLKNLGKVFHHGTIMHRYPFCWRTDAPLIYKAVNSWFVSVEKIKNSMIHANRRIHWVPDHIKEGRFGKWLDGARDWAISRNRYWGTPIPIWKSSDGEIIVIGSIQELEQLTGERINDLHRHFIDELEIIKDGKIFRRVPYVFDCWFDSGAMPYAQNHYPFENQENTEKAFPADFIAEGLDQTRGWFYTLTVISSALFNQPPFKNAIVNGIVLAEDGNKMSKRLSNYPSPMGIMRTYGADALRLYLLNSVVVKAEDLRFSDKGVEAILKQVLLPLTNVLSFYKTYAELYNFSPSISYEECCYTDIDRWILSNLYTVVGKVRSSMEVYNLNTAVNPFVIFIDDLTNWYIRRCRRRFWEAKDTPDRRAAFFTLYEVLTVFCKVIAPFIPFIAEDIYQQIRTDDMEESVHLCDFPLVDLSKVCLDLETRMSDVRDIVALGHSLRKEHKLKVRQPLANFYIIGPKDRLDDILNFESLISEELNIKKVTLYKEAPEFVTAIIKPNFRSLGKKVGSKMKQVQALLNEMSQNEIHEFLEKKFHTISLDCQKVVLNLDDVIISWQTQEGYVARNSSLFTVVLDCQLSNELVIEAIAREIVNKVNTMRRNLKLHVSDRISLKISTSQLVKDAFSQYHSYICEETLVTQYEFTDHVIGEEWDINGQTAVMEISMTGRN; this is encoded by the coding sequence ATGAAAGAGGATTGTGATAACAAGGAAAACCTTGCTCAGAGAGAGGAAAAGATTCTTAATTTTTGGGCAGAAAGGAACATATTCCAGAAAACTTTACTTAATCGTCAAGGGAGCCCTTTGTTTTCTTTTTATGATGGCCCTCCATTTGCGACAGGATTACCTCATTATGGCCATCTTTTAGCTGGCACTATTAAAGATGTGGTTGGTCGATACGCAACAATGGATGGTAACTATGTTCCTAGAAGATTTGGATGGGATTGTCATGGTGTTCCTGTTGAGTATGAAGTTGAGAAATCCTTAAATTTGACAGAACCGGGAGCTATTGAGAACTTCGGTATTGCAGCTTTTAACGAAGAGTGTCGGAATATTGTGTCTCGTTATGTTAACGAGTGGCAAGAATATATCAGGCGTTTAGGGCGTTGGGTAGATTTCTCCGCCACTTGGAAAACTATGGATACCACTTTTATGGAAAGTGTTTGGTGGGTATTCCGTGCTCTTTATGATCGGGGGTTGGTGTACGAAGGGACTAAAGTTGTTCCTTTTTCGACTAAGTTGGGTACACCATTATCTAACTTTGAAGCAGGGCAGAATTATAAGGAGGTTTCCGATCCTTCGGTAGTTATCAAGTTTGCGATTTGTGATGATCATGCTTCTCTTTTGGTATGGACAACGACACCATGGACTTTGGTATCCAATATGGCTGTCGCTGTTAATCCAGAAATTACCTACGTACGTATTAGGGATAAGCTTTCTGGAGAAGAATATATTTTAGGAAGCGGATGTTTATCTCGATGGTTTTTAGACGCTAATTCTTATGATATTTTGGAGTCCTTTTTAGGAGAAGAGTTACTAGGAAGGAGTTATTATCCTCTTTTTGATTACTTTAGTTCCAAGCGAGAAGAAGGCGCATTCTTAGTGCTTCCAGGAGCTTTTGTAGAAGAAAGTGAAGGCACGGGAGTGGTACACATGGCTCCTGCTTTCGGCGAGGCCGACTTTTTTGTATGTAAGGACCATAATGTTCCTGTAGTATGCCCAGTTGATAATCATGGCTGCTTTACTGAAGAGGTACCCGATTATAATGGCCAATATATTAAAGATTGCGACAAGTTAATTATTAAATTCTTGAAAAACTTAGGAAAAGTGTTTCACCATGGCACAATTATGCACCGTTATCCCTTTTGTTGGAGAACAGATGCGCCTTTAATCTATAAGGCAGTCAATTCTTGGTTTGTGTCTGTTGAAAAAATCAAAAACAGTATGATTCACGCAAATAGGAGGATTCATTGGGTTCCTGACCATATTAAAGAGGGTAGATTTGGTAAATGGCTTGACGGAGCCCGGGACTGGGCAATTAGCAGAAATCGCTATTGGGGAACCCCGATTCCCATCTGGAAAAGTTCTGACGGTGAAATTATAGTTATTGGCAGTATCCAAGAGTTAGAGCAACTAACCGGTGAGCGGATTAATGATTTGCATCGCCATTTTATCGACGAGTTAGAAATTATCAAGGACGGAAAAATTTTCCGTCGTGTTCCTTATGTATTTGATTGCTGGTTTGATTCTGGGGCCATGCCGTATGCTCAAAATCATTATCCTTTTGAAAACCAAGAGAACACAGAGAAAGCGTTTCCAGCGGATTTTATTGCCGAGGGACTCGATCAAACTCGTGGTTGGTTTTATACTTTAACCGTCATATCTTCTGCATTATTCAATCAACCCCCATTTAAGAATGCTATAGTTAATGGCATTGTCCTGGCAGAAGATGGCAATAAGATGTCTAAGAGATTAAGTAATTATCCAAGCCCTATGGGTATTATGCGTACTTATGGTGCAGATGCATTACGTTTGTATCTTCTAAATAGTGTGGTTGTTAAGGCTGAAGATTTACGTTTTTCTGATAAAGGTGTCGAGGCTATTTTAAAGCAGGTACTTTTGCCGTTGACCAACGTTCTATCGTTTTATAAAACGTACGCCGAACTTTACAATTTTTCTCCAAGCATATCTTATGAAGAATGCTGCTATACAGATATAGATCGTTGGATTCTTTCTAATCTCTATACTGTGGTTGGAAAAGTTCGCAGTAGCATGGAGGTGTATAATTTAAATACTGCAGTAAATCCGTTTGTTATTTTTATAGACGATCTTACTAATTGGTATATTAGGCGTTGTCGTAGACGCTTCTGGGAAGCAAAAGATACGCCTGATAGAAGGGCTGCTTTTTTCACTTTATATGAAGTTTTGACAGTTTTTTGTAAGGTAATAGCTCCTTTTATCCCATTCATTGCTGAGGATATTTATCAGCAGATTAGAACGGATGATATGGAGGAGTCTGTACATTTATGTGACTTTCCTCTTGTTGACCTCTCTAAGGTATGTCTGGATTTAGAGACACGCATGAGTGACGTCCGTGATATCGTGGCTCTAGGTCACTCGTTAAGGAAAGAGCATAAGTTAAAGGTACGTCAACCTTTAGCGAATTTTTATATTATCGGGCCTAAAGATCGTTTAGATGATATTTTGAATTTCGAGTCGTTGATATCCGAAGAACTTAATATTAAGAAGGTTACTCTCTACAAGGAAGCTCCAGAATTTGTTACTGCAATCATTAAGCCTAATTTTCGTTCCTTAGGGAAAAAAGTAGGTTCTAAAATGAAGCAGGTTCAGGCCCTTCTTAATGAAATGTCCCAAAATGAGATTCACGAGTTTCTAGAGAAAAAATTTCATACGATCTCTTTAGACTGTCAAAAAGTTGTTCTAAACCTCGATGATGTGATCATTTCTTGGCAAACTCAGGAAGGATATGTAGCTAGAAATTCTTCATTGTTCACTGTAGTACTAGATTGTCAACTTTCCAATGAATTGGTCATAGAAGCTATTGCCAGAGAAATTGTAAATAAAGTTAATACAATGCGACGTAATTTGAAACTTCATGTTTCTGACCGTATTTCTTTAAAAATTAGTACTTCACAATTAGTAAAGGATGCATTTTCACAATATCATTCATATATTTGTGAAGAAACATTGGTTACTCAATATGAGTTTACAGATCATGTGATAGGCGAGGAGTGGGATATCAATGGGCAGACTGCTGTAATGGAGATTTCTATGACTGGTAGAAATTAA
- a CDS encoding PhoH family protein, with protein sequence MKKTMVVDTSVFIYDPEALSSFENTRIIIPFTVIEELETFAKFRDESAKNASRALSNIRLLIEGSKTHVVEGIALPNGSELRIEVSSIANLSGDEKNRKLLTLELLQVIAQREPMIFVTKSLGRRVRAEALGIEARDYENKRFSFRSLYKGYREINVAEADIEYFYTNGHLKLPLEITPAPNEYFFLKAGDSHFALGRYHMKEKKVIPLKALPDKIWGVKPLNIEQKCALDLLLRDDVKLVSLMGQAGSGKTILALASAMYQVFDRGDYNKLLVSRPIVPMGKDIGFLPGVKEEKLLHWMQPIHDNLEFLFSVNGMGDFSDALQSLLDAKKLEMEALTYIRGRSLPNVFMIIDEAQNLTPHEIKTIISRAGKGTKIVLTGDPTQIDSLYFDENSNGLTYLVGKFHHLALYGHVFMKRTERSELAAAAATIL encoded by the coding sequence ATGAAGAAGACAATGGTTGTTGATACAAGTGTATTTATATATGATCCTGAAGCATTGTCTTCATTTGAAAACACACGAATTATCATTCCATTCACTGTGATTGAAGAGCTAGAAACTTTTGCAAAATTTCGAGATGAATCAGCTAAAAACGCTTCTAGAGCGTTAAGTAATATCCGATTATTGATAGAAGGTTCGAAAACTCATGTTGTTGAGGGTATTGCTCTTCCTAATGGTAGCGAATTGCGAATAGAAGTATCTTCAATTGCTAACTTATCCGGAGACGAAAAAAATAGGAAGCTTTTGACTTTAGAATTATTACAAGTGATAGCGCAACGCGAACCCATGATTTTTGTTACTAAAAGTTTAGGACGTAGAGTAAGAGCAGAAGCTTTGGGAATCGAAGCGAGAGATTATGAAAATAAGCGTTTTTCATTTCGATCTTTATATAAAGGGTATCGCGAAATCAATGTCGCAGAGGCTGATATAGAGTATTTTTATACGAATGGTCATTTAAAACTACCTTTAGAAATTACGCCTGCTCCAAATGAGTATTTCTTTCTAAAAGCAGGAGATAGCCATTTCGCGCTAGGACGTTATCACATGAAAGAAAAGAAAGTGATACCTCTTAAAGCTCTCCCAGATAAAATTTGGGGGGTAAAACCTTTAAACATAGAACAAAAATGTGCTTTAGATTTGTTGCTTAGAGATGATGTTAAGCTGGTATCACTCATGGGACAGGCTGGCTCAGGAAAAACTATTTTAGCTTTGGCTTCTGCTATGTACCAGGTGTTCGATAGAGGAGATTATAATAAATTATTGGTAAGTCGTCCTATCGTTCCTATGGGTAAGGACATTGGATTTTTACCGGGAGTTAAGGAAGAAAAGCTTTTACATTGGATGCAACCAATTCATGATAATTTAGAGTTTCTATTTAGCGTTAATGGTATGGGAGATTTCTCCGACGCCCTGCAGTCTTTGCTTGATGCTAAAAAATTGGAAATGGAAGCTCTTACCTATATCCGTGGCAGATCTTTACCTAATGTGTTTATGATTATTGATGAGGCTCAGAATTTAACTCCTCACGAAATTAAAACAATCATTTCTCGAGCTGGTAAAGGGACTAAAATAGTTTTGACTGGAGATCCTACACAAATTGATAGTCTTTATTTTGATGAAAATTCCAATGGTCTCACTTATTTAGTTGGAAAATTCCATCACCTTGCATTGTATGGTCATGTATTTATGAAGCGTACTGAACGTTCTGAACTCGCAGCTGCAGCTGCAACGATTCTCTAA
- a CDS encoding SH3 domain-containing protein: MRTLSIFVLLFALGMGVSSSFVHAADTLPGKSSVHQTDNAFSPFTGEIKGNRVRLRLAPHTDSSVIKELSKGDYVAVLGENKDYYIVSAPEGIKGYIFRTFVLDNVIEGEQVNVRLEPSTSAPVLVRLSRGTKVQPTDASLQGKWLEIHLPKECVFYVAKSFVSSKGPIDLYKRWEGQKKIAVDLLNSAVQFAQVELKKDLESIDLESIYKKINQVQTDEFRDVPGLQSLIQKALEDIQDAYLTKSLAKDKATTTTVEVNSTVDSSSLPAKGSLLSKHIRKQAVIKSSPMVQGRQAIEYSLFKIWASMQPEEYAHTLTQEAFYQEEQKKKQLLVGELEIYPHVVKNNPGDFLLKNKENTVAFVYATQIDLEKWVGKRVSVECLPRPNNHFAFPAYYVCSIKESAS; encoded by the coding sequence ATGCGAACCTTATCGATTTTTGTGCTTTTGTTTGCTTTAGGAATGGGAGTGAGCTCGTCTTTTGTACATGCTGCTGATACACTTCCTGGGAAATCATCTGTCCACCAGACGGACAATGCCTTTTCTCCTTTCACAGGCGAGATCAAAGGAAATAGAGTTCGCTTACGTTTGGCCCCGCATACCGATAGCTCTGTGATCAAAGAGCTTTCTAAAGGAGATTACGTGGCCGTCTTGGGAGAAAATAAAGATTATTACATTGTCTCTGCTCCTGAAGGCATCAAAGGATATATCTTTCGCACTTTCGTCTTAGACAATGTGATAGAGGGTGAACAAGTGAATGTTCGTCTAGAACCTTCAACTTCTGCCCCAGTCTTGGTGCGATTGTCTCGGGGAACCAAAGTACAACCCACAGATGCTTCCTTACAAGGTAAGTGGCTAGAGATCCACTTACCTAAAGAGTGCGTGTTTTACGTTGCTAAATCTTTCGTATCCTCTAAAGGTCCGATAGATTTGTATAAACGCTGGGAAGGGCAAAAAAAAATTGCTGTAGACCTCTTAAATTCTGCAGTACAGTTTGCACAAGTGGAGTTGAAAAAAGATTTAGAAAGTATCGATCTGGAATCTATCTACAAAAAGATTAATCAGGTACAAACCGACGAGTTCCGTGACGTTCCTGGTCTACAGTCTTTAATCCAAAAAGCCCTAGAAGACATCCAAGATGCCTATCTTACTAAATCTCTAGCAAAAGACAAGGCAACTACGACAACGGTTGAAGTGAATTCTACTGTCGATTCCTCTTCTCTCCCTGCTAAAGGTTCCCTACTTTCGAAACATATACGAAAACAAGCTGTTATCAAATCTTCCCCTATGGTCCAAGGAAGACAAGCTATCGAGTATTCTCTTTTTAAAATATGGGCTAGCATGCAACCAGAGGAATATGCTCATACTTTGACACAAGAGGCTTTCTATCAAGAAGAACAGAAAAAAAAGCAGCTTTTGGTTGGAGAACTCGAAATATATCCTCACGTTGTTAAAAACAACCCTGGGGACTTCCTCCTAAAAAATAAAGAAAACACCGTTGCCTTTGTTTATGCGACCCAAATCGATTTAGAAAAATGGGTAGGGAAACGTGTTTCGGTAGAATGCTTGCCACGGCCAAATAATCATTTCGCGTTCCCAGCTTATTATGTTTGTAGCATCAAAGAATCCGCATCGTAA
- the cydB gene encoding cytochrome d ubiquinol oxidase subunit II — translation MDVSLVWSVIWYAILGVSVFAYSLGDGFDLGLSSIYYIAKSDKDRRLFLNSIGPIWDGNEVWLIIIFGGLFAGFPSAYGALLSIFYMPIWCLVFLYICRGCALEFRSKVESKKWRNFWDAAFAISGMAIGFFLGSLVGNMILGLPLSPETPYASLSWELFSRPYAALCGALVISAFSLHGSTFMMLKISGDLHARLAKCFSKVLAAFCIIYLSLVVATVTMIPQVYGSCFALGNFSGLPAYPVLFALMILTLGDCLLIKLAVKKQRFLLAFLCSSCSLLLLIVSSIVLVFPNILLSTIDQQYSYTLTNAAASNKTLQTLFVIVILGLPLIIGYSIYVYRVFRGKTDFPSIY, via the coding sequence ATGGATGTTTCTTTAGTTTGGTCAGTAATTTGGTATGCTATTTTGGGCGTTTCCGTATTTGCTTATTCTCTAGGTGATGGATTTGATCTGGGACTAAGTTCGATTTATTATATCGCAAAAAGCGATAAGGATCGTCGCTTATTTTTAAATTCCATAGGACCTATTTGGGATGGGAATGAAGTTTGGCTTATCATTATTTTTGGAGGGTTATTTGCTGGGTTTCCATCAGCATATGGAGCTTTGCTATCTATCTTTTATATGCCTATATGGTGTTTAGTTTTCCTATATATTTGTAGAGGCTGTGCGTTAGAATTTCGTAGTAAAGTTGAATCTAAAAAATGGCGTAATTTTTGGGATGCTGCATTCGCTATATCTGGAATGGCTATAGGATTTTTCTTAGGGTCTTTAGTCGGTAACATGATTTTAGGTTTGCCTTTATCTCCTGAAACTCCTTATGCATCGTTGTCTTGGGAATTATTTTCTCGTCCCTATGCCGCTTTATGCGGAGCACTTGTAATTAGTGCTTTTTCGTTGCATGGAAGTACTTTCATGATGTTGAAAATTTCTGGAGATTTGCATGCCAGGTTAGCTAAATGCTTTTCTAAAGTATTGGCAGCATTTTGTATAATCTATCTCTCCTTAGTCGTCGCCACTGTGACTATGATTCCCCAAGTATATGGTTCCTGCTTTGCTTTAGGTAATTTCTCTGGTTTGCCGGCGTATCCTGTTCTTTTTGCGTTAATGATTCTCACATTGGGGGATTGCTTACTTATAAAACTTGCTGTAAAAAAGCAACGCTTCTTACTTGCTTTTCTATGTTCATCGTGTAGTTTATTACTGTTGATTGTTTCCTCGATAGTCTTAGTATTCCCCAATATTTTGCTTTCAACGATTGATCAACAATATAGCTATACCCTTACAAACGCGGCAGCGAGTAATAAAACTTTGCAAACTCTATTTGTAATCGTAATTTTAGGGTTACCTTTGATTATTGGATACAGCATTTATGTATATCGAGTATTTCGAGGAAAAACGGATTTTCCATCCATTTACTAA
- a CDS encoding cytochrome ubiquinol oxidase subunit I, with product MDATILSRTQFGLFIAFHYLFVPLSMGLSMMLVFMEGMYLITKKSVYKQMTWFWVGIFSLTFVIGVVTGIMQIFSFGSNWSRFSEYTGNIFGSLLGSEGVFAFFLESGFLGVLLFGRHKVSKKMHFFSTCMVALGAHMSAFWIVCANSWMQTPSGYEMVMHNGQLMPAMTSFWKVVFSSSSIDRYIHVVLGTWLSGVFLVISVSAFYLRKKRHYDFAHQGLKLGSVIGIIVLILQLWSADVSARGVAKNQPAKMAAFEGIFKTEERTPIYLFGYVDMKKERVVGLPIPGALSFLIHRNTQTPVIGLDQFSKEEWPNVPVVFQLYHLMVALWGCMVLLSLVTWLAYKGQRWARSSIVLFILSCSVFIPTLCNEVGWCAAELGRQPWVVYGLLKTKDAVSPIVHSRQIIQSLAMFSVVFICLLSLFLFLICKKIQRGPDENDLLEMEKK from the coding sequence ATGGATGCAACAATTCTATCTAGAACACAGTTTGGTTTATTCATAGCCTTTCATTATCTTTTTGTTCCTCTGAGCATGGGACTGAGTATGATGTTAGTTTTTATGGAAGGAATGTATCTTATCACTAAAAAATCCGTGTATAAACAAATGACATGGTTTTGGGTGGGCATATTTTCCCTAACATTTGTGATAGGTGTTGTAACAGGAATTATGCAGATTTTTTCTTTTGGTTCTAATTGGTCGCGCTTTTCAGAATATACGGGAAATATTTTTGGTTCTTTACTAGGGAGTGAAGGTGTTTTCGCTTTTTTCTTGGAGTCAGGATTTCTAGGTGTTCTTTTATTTGGACGTCATAAAGTTTCCAAAAAAATGCATTTCTTTTCTACATGTATGGTTGCTTTGGGAGCGCATATGAGTGCTTTTTGGATAGTATGTGCTAACTCCTGGATGCAGACACCTTCAGGTTATGAAATGGTTATGCATAATGGGCAACTAATGCCAGCTATGACTTCTTTTTGGAAGGTTGTATTCTCTTCTTCAAGTATAGATCGTTATATCCATGTAGTTTTAGGAACATGGTTGTCGGGAGTATTTCTAGTAATTAGTGTTAGTGCTTTCTATTTAAGAAAAAAGCGTCATTATGATTTTGCTCATCAAGGATTAAAATTAGGATCTGTTATTGGGATAATAGTTTTAATTTTACAACTCTGGTCTGCAGATGTATCAGCACGTGGAGTAGCAAAAAATCAGCCAGCTAAAATGGCTGCTTTTGAAGGTATTTTCAAAACAGAAGAACGTACTCCAATATATTTGTTCGGCTATGTTGATATGAAAAAGGAGCGTGTAGTTGGTTTACCTATTCCTGGAGCTCTTTCATTTTTGATTCATCGAAACACACAAACTCCCGTAATCGGCTTAGATCAATTTTCCAAAGAGGAGTGGCCGAATGTTCCCGTAGTTTTTCAGCTTTATCATCTTATGGTTGCTTTATGGGGATGCATGGTCTTACTATCTCTAGTTACCTGGCTTGCTTATAAAGGGCAACGATGGGCGAGAAGTTCTATAGTTCTTTTTATTCTTTCCTGTTCAGTTTTTATTCCTACCCTATGTAATGAAGTTGGTTGGTGTGCTGCGGAATTAGGAAGACAGCCTTGGGTAGTATATGGATTATTAAAAACCAAAGATGCGGTATCTCCCATCGTCCATAGTAGGCAGATTATTCAATCTTTAGCAATGTTTTCCGTGGTGTTTATATGTTTGCTGAGTTTGTTTCTCTTCCTCATTTGTAAGAAAATTCAAAGAGGCCCAGATGAGAACGATCTTTTGGAGATGGAAAAAAAATAA